A single region of the Accipiter gentilis chromosome 6, bAccGen1.1, whole genome shotgun sequence genome encodes:
- the TRPC1 gene encoding short transient receptor potential channel 1, giving the protein MAALYQSADSSASASPNKLLALKDVRQVKEETTLDEKLFLLACDKGDYYMVKKLLEENSSGEMNINCVDVLGRNAVTITIENENLDILQLLLDYGCQSSDALLVAIDSEVVGAVDILLNHRPKRSSRPTIVKLMERIQNPEYSTTMDVAPVILAAHRNNYEILTMLLKQDISLPKPHAVGCECTLCTAKNKKDSLRHSRFRLDIYRCLASPALIMLTEEDPILRAFELSADLKELSLVEVEFRNDYEELAQQCKTFAKDLLAQARNSRELEVILNHTSSDEHVDKRGLLEERMNLSRLKLAIKYNQKEFVAQSNCQQFLNTVWFGQMAGYRRKHTCKKILTVLTVGVFWPVLSLCYLLAPKSRVGRIIHTPFMKFIIHGASYFTFLLLLNLYSLVYNENKKNTMGPALERIDYLLIIWLVGMVWSDVKRLWYDGLEDFLEESRNQLSFVMNSLYLATFALKVVAHNKFHDYAERKDWDAFHPTLVAEGLFAFANVLSYLRLFFMYTTSSILGPLQISMGQMLQDFGKFLGMFLLVLFSFTIGLTQLYDKGFTVNEEKDCAGIFCEQQSNDTFHSFIGTCFALFWYIFSLAHVAIFVTRFSYGEELQSFVGAVIVGTYNVVVVIVLTKLLVAMLHKSFQLIANHEDKEWKFARAKLWLSYFDDKCTLPPPFNVIPSPKTICYLFNSLSKWICSHTSSGKVKRQNSLKEWRNLKHKRDENYQKVMCCLVHRYLTSMRQKMQSTDQATVENLNELRQDLSKFRNEMRDLLGFRTSKYAMFYPRN; this is encoded by the exons ATGGCCGCCTTGTACCAGAGCGCGGACTCGTCCGCCTCGGCCTCGCCGAACAAGCTGCTGGCGCTGAAGGACGTGCGGCAGGTGAAGGAGGAGACCACCCTGGACGAGAAGCTCTTCTTGCTGGCTTGCGACAAAG GTGACTATTACATGGTTAAGAAACTCTTAGAGGAAAACAGCTCAGGCGAAATGAACATAAATTGTGTGGATGTGCTTGGACGAAATGCAGTTACCATAACcattgaaaatgaaaacttgGATATACTACAGCTTCTTTTGGATTATGGCTGCCAG tcATCAGATGCACTTTTGGTGGCTATTGATTCTGAAGTGGTGGGAGCTGTTGACATTCTGCTTAATCACCGACCAAAAAGATCCTCCAGACCAACCATTGTA AAACTAATGGAACGCATTCAGAACCCAGAATACTCGACAACCATGGATGTGGCACCTGTCATTTTAGCTGCTCATCGTAACAACTATGAAATTCTCACCATGCTATTAAAGCAAGATATATCATTACCCAAGCCTCATGCTGTAGGCTGTGAATGCACGCTGTGTactgcaaagaacaaaaaagataGTCTACGACATTCCAG GTTTCGTCTTGACATTTATCGGTGTTTGGCCAGTCCTGCTTTAATCATGTTGACAGAGGAGGATCCAATCCTGAGAGCTTTTGAACTTAGTGCAGACTTGAAAGAATTAAGCCTTGTTGAGGTTGAATTCAG AAATGATTATGAGGAGCTAGCTCAACAGTGCAAAACCTTTGCTAAAGATTTGCTTGCACAAGCACGGAATTCACGGGAGCTGGAAGTTATTCTGAATCACACATCTAGTGATGAACATGTAGACAAGCGAGGATTGTTGGAAGAGAGGATGAACTTAAGTCGCTTAAAACTTGCAATCAAATATAATCAAAAAGAG tttgttGCTCAGTCTAACTGCCAGCAGTTTCTAAACACTGTATGGTTTGGACAGATGGCAGGCTATCGACGCAAGCACACGTGCAAGAAGATTTTGACTGTTTTGACAGTTGGTGTTTTCTGGCCAGTTCTGTCCCTGTGTTACTTGTTAGCCCCTAAATCTCGAGTAGGTCGAATAATTCACACTCCTTTTATGAAGTTTATTATTCATGGAGCTTcatatttcacatttctgttatTACTTAATTTGTACTCCCTTGTCTACAATGAGAATAAGAAGAATACAATGGGACCAGCCCTTGAGAGAATAGACTATCTTCTGATAATATGGCTGGTTG gaatgGTGTGGTCAGATGTTAAAAGACTCTGGTATGATGGTTTAGAAGACTTCTTAGAAGAATCACGTAATCAGCTTAGTTTTGTCATGAATTCCCTGTATTTGGCAACTTTTGCTCTCAAGGTAGTTGCCCATAACAAG TTTCATGATTATGCTGAAAGGAAGGACTGGGATGCATTCCATCCTACCCTAGTGGCAGAAGgtctttttgcttttgctaatGTTCTTAGTTATCTGCGTCTCTTCTTCATGTACACAACCAGCTCTATTCTGGGACCGCTCCAG ATTTCAATGGGGCAGATGCTACAAGATTTTGGAAAATTTCTGGGCATGTTTCTTCTTGTCTTGTTCTCATTCACAATTGGATTGACACAACTTTATGATAAAGGATTTACTGTAAATGAAGAAAAGGACTGTGCGGGTATTTTCTGTGAACAACAGAGCAATGACACATTCCATTC gTTTATTGGCACATGTTTTGCTCTGTTCTGGTATATATTCTCACTGGCACATGTAGCAATCTTTGTCACACGTTTTAGCTATGGTGAAGAATTACAGTCTTTTGTGGGTGCTGTTATTGTTGGTACCTACAATGTGGTGGTTGTGATAGTATTAACTAAACTCCTTGTGGCAATGCTTCATAAAAGTTTTCAGCTGATAGCA AATCATGAAGATAAGGAATGGAAGTTTGCTCGTGCCAAGCTTTGGCTTAGCTACTTTGATGACAAATGCACACTACCTCCACCTTTCAATGTTATTCCCTCTCCCAAGACTATCTGTTACCTTTTCAACAGTCTCAGTAAATGGATCTGCTCTCATACATCAAGTGGCAAAGTGAAACGTCAGAACAGCCTAAAG GAATGGAGAAATCTGAAGCACAAGAGAGATGAGAATTATCAAAAGGTGATGTGTTGCTTAGTCCACCGTTACTTGACTTCCATGAGACAGAAGATGCAAAGTACAGATCAGGCAACTGTGGAAAACCTAAATGAATTGCGGCAAGACTTGTCAAAATTCCGAAATGAGATGAGAGACCTGCTTGGCTTTCGAACTTCTAAATATGCTATGTTTTATCCAAGAAACTAA